A stretch of the Argentina anserina chromosome 6, drPotAnse1.1, whole genome shotgun sequence genome encodes the following:
- the LOC126797093 gene encoding uncharacterized protein LOC126797093, protein MYGLSQDYWHPQHLMDIARGVGTPLQLDKATKECEFGYYARMLVDVDLANELPSSLMVEREAHCFPIEIVYENICTHCGMVGHMADRCRQLQGDPKPRHSEKPILKPKVRQEYRVKEKVSNDQSIETQPSVSPTEINGTVPSHTETCTVIAEVDQGMNFESRDIDEERTIEDNGRDIDEGRTIKYNRRASTPDDRASVPRPCTHTSSENLFVTLAHEAIVGAANELIEQLADQVFQGPNAQTLDVENSMVVTNEALDDVEGLFPTPSTRTEDNATVVREPEDAIDQQLIISCGLENVNCILTWVYARTMVTERCWLWNDLLHVKNAFVQGPWIVLGDFNCVLGAHEKRGGILPNVVSCSDFQDMSTNYELVHLPTKGLPYTWTNRRGIGASVEMRVDRCLSNFSWMDVWRNLECTTFPHFPSYHCPLLVSFSKLIPNQISLFRFHRMWLDHPSFLSLVKKVWQSFHFYGNPMFVLASKLQTLKQQIRFDPSDDLLSKESVVSAQVHEALLLQEKFLCDKSRIKWLTEGDRNSSFFHAIVKVRHLKHSLSSMRDGNSIIDDPKEISDHVLNYFNDIFTADSFVRDTGLVSQVIPNLVTTEYNAMLTAIPTSEEIFQTMCSMDHNSSHGLYGFGGIFFMKCWSVVGAEVVQVVQSFFNTRYILPHFNSNLMILIPKVLGADTVTQLRPIAMANFIFKLITKILTDRLGSIADPIILTSECINLLHRNYKGDNIAIKFDVQKAFDTLDWDPFCDWIKAILESEHLSILVNGEMKGFFPCSRGVRQGDPLSPILFCLAEEVLSIGLIKLAEDGFIDLLSAPLGITPPSHVLFADDIMLVFLEKYAHRRRFVIRKILGVKQGSLPFTYLGVSIFQRRPKRVYFQDIANRVRCKLSSWKGYLLSQAGRLQLIQSVIKRILVYSFQIYEGPAGLFHDLQSCVGDGKRISFWKDNWLGEPLTTSVGISGYISLHAKVNDVIVDSYWVLPADFIFSFPQATEKIERIALPDADTSDFLLWPHSSSRILTAKEAFVFFSNHGEHKDWDKVIWSKAIQPRKTLIV, encoded by the exons ATGTATGGTTTGAGCCAAGATTACTGGCATCCTCAACATCTCATGGACATTGCTCGTGGAGTGGGTACGCCCTTGCAGTTGGACAAGGCTACCAAGGAGTGTGAGTTCGGTTACTATGCTCGTATGCTAGTAGATGTTGATCTTGCAAACGAACTGCCGTCTTCGCTCATGGTCGAGCGTGAGGCACATTGTTTTcctattgagattgtttatgAGAATATATGCACTCATTGTGGTATGGTTGGGCATATGGCCGATCGTTGTAGACAATTACAAGGTGATCCAAAGCCTCGTCATTCTGAGAAGCCGATTTTGAAACCGAAGGTCCGACAAGAATACAGAGTAAAAGAGAAGGTTTCAAATGATCAAAGTATAGAGACTCAACCATCAGTTAGTCCAACTGAAATTAATGGTACGGTACCATCACATACAGAAACATGTACAGTGATAGCAGAAGTTGATCAAGGGATGAATTTTGAGTCGAGAGACATTGATGAAGAGAGAACTATTGAAGACAATGGGAGAGACATTGATGAAGGGAGAACTATTAAATACAATAGGAGAGCTAGTACTCCAGATGATAGAGCTTCGGTTCCAAGGCCATGTACTCATACTTCTAGTGAAAATCTATTTGTCACTCTAGCTCATGAGGCTATTGTGGGGGCTGCTAATGAATTAATTGAGCAATTGGCAGACCAAGTGTTCCAGGGACCAAATGCTCAGACCCTTGATGTAGAGAACTCAATGGTGGTTACCAATGAGGCTTTAGATGATGTTGAGGGCTTATTCCCCACCCCCTCAACGAGGACAGAGGACAATGCAACTGTGGTTCGTGAGCCGGAGGATG CTATAGACCAGCAGCTCATAATTTCTTGCGGTTTGGAGAATGTTAATTGTATTTTGACTTGGGTTTATGCAAGAACTATGGTAACAGAGCGTTGCTGGCTTTGGAATGATCTGCTTcatgttaaaaatgcatttGTTCAGGGACCCTGGATAGTGTTGGGTGACTTTAATTGTGTCTTGGGTGCTCATGAAAAACGAGGTGGAATTCTTCCCAATGTCGTTTCATGTTCAGACTTTCAGGACATGTCAACTAATTATGAGTTGGTTCATCTTCCTACTAAAGGATTGCCTTATACCTGGACAAATAGAAGGGGTATTGGTGCAAGTGTTGAAATGAGGGTTGATCGGTGTCTTAGCAATTTCTCTTGGATGGATGTTTGGCGCAATTTGGAGTGCACTACTTTTCCTCATTTTCCCTCATATCATTGTCCTCTTTTAGTGTCCTTTTCAAAGCTTATACCTAACCAAATATCACTATTTCGGTTCCATCGCATGTGGCTAGATCATccaagttttctttctttggtgaAGAAGGTTTGGCAGAGTTTTCATTTCTATGGTAATCCAATGTTTGTTTTGGCTTCCAAACTGCAGACTCTTAAACAACAGATTCGG TTTGATCCTTCTGATGACTTGCTTTCCAAGGAGAGTGTTGTCAGTGCTCAAGTTCATGAGGCTCTTTTGCTTCAAGAGAAATTTTTATGTGATAAATCAAGGATAAAATGGCTTACTGAAGGTGACCGAAACTCTTCTTTCTTCCATGCAATAGTTAAAGTCCGGCATCTTAAACATTCATTATCATCTATGAGAGATGGAAACAGTATTATTGATGACCCAAAAGAGATTAGTGATCATGTGTTAAATTATTTCAATGACATCTTCACAGCAGATTCTTTTGTAAGAGACACTGGTCTAGTTTCTCAAGTAATTCCTAATCTCGTGACTACTGAGTATAATGCTATGTTAACAGCCATTCCCACATCTGAGGAAATATTTCAGACTATGTGTTCTATGGATCATAATAGTTCTCATGGTCTATATGGTTTTggtggaattttttttatgaagtgttGGTCAGTTGTTGGTGCAGAGGTAGTCCAAGTTGTTCAGAGTTTTTTCAATACTAGATACATTCTCCCCCACTTCAATTCCAATTTAATGATATTGATTCCTAAAGTCCTTGGAGCAGACACTGTAACGCAGTTGCGTCCTATTGCTATGgcgaattttattttcaagctTATCACAAAGATTTTAACTGACCGTTTGGGAAGTATTGCAGACCCCATTATATTGACTTCAGAATGCATTAACCTCCTGCATCGTAATTATAAGGGCGATAACATTGCAATTAAGTTTGATGTGCAAAAGGCATTTGACACGCTTGATTGGG atccTTTTTGTGACTGGATTAAAGCAATTTTGGAGTCTGAACACTTATCAATTTTAGTTAATGGTGAGATGAAAGGGTTTTTTCCTTGTTCTCGTGGTGTTCGTCAAGGAGATCCTTTGTCACCTATTCTCTTTTGTCTTGCGGAAGAGGTTTTAAGTATAGGTCTCATTAAGCTGGCTGAGGATGGATTTATTGATTTACTGTCAGCTCCTCTTGGTATTACTCCACCCTCGCATGTTCTATTTGCAGATGACATTATG CTGGTGTTTCTTGAGAAATATGCTCACCGTAGACGCTTTGTTATCCGGAAAATTTTGGGTGTCAAGCAGGGGTCACTTCCATTCACATACCTTGGGGTTTCGATTTTCCAGAGACGTCCTAAGAGGGTGTATTTCCAGGACATTGCAAATAGAGTGAGATGCAAGTTGTCATCTTGGAAAGGTTATCTGTTGTCGCAAGCGGGTAGGCTACAACTTATTCAATCAGTGATTAAACGCATTTTAGTTTATAGTTTTCAGATATATGAGGGGCCGGCTGGTTTATTTCATGACCTTCAATCTTG tgTTGGTGATGGTAAGAGGATATCTTTTTGGAAAGATAATTGGTTGGGTGAGCCTCTTACTACTAGTGTTGGAATAAGTGGCTATATTTCACTTCATGCTAAGGTGAatgatgttattgttgatTCTTATTGGGTTCTCCCAgcagattttattttttcattcccTCAAGCAACAGAAAAAATTGAGCGCATTGCTCTGCCTGATGCAGACACATCTGACTTTCTTTTATGGCCGCACTCCTCATCAAGAATTCTGACAGCAaaagaagcttttgttttcttctcaaatcatGGTGAGCATAAAGACTGGGATAAAGTGATATGGAGTAAAGCAATTCAACCCCGCAAAACTCTTATTGTTTGA
- the LOC126798875 gene encoding umecyanin-like, translating into MESQMKMMVVFGLVAAVFLQNVAAQTAHVVGDTAGWNVPQNGAQQYVTWAASQTFVIGDSLIFNFATNAHDVVEVPKASFDSCSDDNEIGSTITTGPANVSLTSAGDHYYICTVGSHCQSGQKLAITVSSSATTPGTSTTAPPPSTTATTTPGVTAESPNSSSPAVRTGFVLCLLSVVMGFFF; encoded by the exons ATGGAGAGCCAAATGAAGATGATGGTTGTTTTCGGGTTAGTTGCAGCTGTGTTTTTACAGAATGTGGCGGCACAGACGGCGCATGTGGTGGGAGATACCGCAGGCTGGAACGTACCACAGAACGGTGCACAACAGTATGTTACTTGGGCGGCTAGTCAGACATTCGTAATTGGTGATTCTCTGA TTTTCAACTTCGCAACCAACGCACACGACGTTGTTGAAGTGCCCAAAGCATCGTTCGACTCTTGCAGCGACGACAACGAAATCGGCAGCACCATCACCACCGGCCCGGCCAACGTCAGTCTCACCTCCGCTGGTGACCACTACTACATCTGCACTGTCGGTAGCCACTGCCAGTCCGGCCAGAAGCTCGCAATCACCGTCTCATCATCCGCCACGACACCCGGAACCTCAACTACTGCACCACCTCCATCTACCACTGCTACCACCACGCCGGGGGTGACTGCAGAGTCGCCGAACTCTTCTTCCCCTGCCGTTCGAACTGGTTTTGTTTTGTGCTTGTTGTCCGTTGTAATGGGATTCTTCTTTTAG